The Fulvia fulva chromosome 13, complete sequence genome window below encodes:
- a CDS encoding Oxidoreductase ordB, which produces MASYAVLGATGNTGQALINILLQSPEKKIHAYCRSKQKLLRLTPQLADNKNVKVSEGSLNDTSIIADCIRGTRAVFLAVAVPDNMPGMTIAQDTARVTVGALQSIRAGNEKAVLPKVIVLSSAKLDDNLCQNMPHAMKVLVKLATSNQCADLEESQRILTAERHWISSTFMMPGGLVQDAQKGHALSLETEKTPLSYLDLAAGMVEVADSGDEYHMKNVSVIPTGTGVKFPYESLLEVVKGLLAHYFPWTYRYTGAMPMPVLPQKRV; this is translated from the coding sequence ATGGCTTCTTACGCCGTCCTGGGGGCCACTGGCAACACTGGCCAAGCCTTGATCAACATCCTGCTTCAATCCCCAGAGAAGAAGATTCACGCTTACTGCCGCTCCAAGCAAAAGCTCCTTCGCCTCACACCACAGCTAGCCGACAACAAGAACGTCAAAGTCTCCGAAGGAAGCCTCAATGATACGTCCATCATCGCAGACTGCATCCGCGGCACCCGGGCGGTCTTCCTCGCAGTTGCGGTGCCCGACAACATGCCTGGCATGACCATCGCCCAAGACACTGCTAGAGTCACGGTCGGCGCTCTGCAAAGTATCAGAGCAGGAAACGAGAAAGCTGTCTTGCCCAAGGTTATCGTGCTCTCTTCTGCCAAACTCGACGACAATCTTTGCCAAAACATGCCTCACGCGATGAAAGTCCTCGTCAAACTCGCCACCTCCAACCAATGCGCAGATCTGGAAGAGTCGCAGCGCATCCTCACCGCCGAGCGGCATTGGATCTCTTCAACGTTCATGATGCCAGGGGGTCTGGTCCAAGATGCACAGAAGGGACATGCACTCTCGCTCGAGACCGAGAAGACACCGCTTTCTTACCTGGACCTTGCGGCAGGGATGGTGGAGGTCGCGGACAGCGGGGATGAGTACCACATGAAGAATGTCAGTGTAATTCCTACAGGGACTGGCGTTAAGTTCCCTTATGAGAGTCTGCTGGAGGTGGTGAAGGGGTTGCTTGCGCATTACTTTCCTTGGACTTATCGCTATACTGGTGCTATGCCAATGCCGGTTTTGCCGCAAAAGAGGGTGTAA